GACCTCGCCGCGCGGACGAGCCCCCATCACGACCAACCAGAGCACGAAGGCCACCTCACCCAGTTGCAGCGGGAAGGCGATGCTGCTGACCGTGTCCTCGTACTGGGGCAACACCACGCCCGCCACGCACAGCGCCAGATAGGCCAGGCCATTGAGGATCAGCCAGTAACCCAGGAAGCGCGGCAGGAAGCGCGAGCGGATCACCAATGCGGCCAGCGGGAACAGCCACAGGCCCCAGAACATTTCCGCGCAGGAGATCGCCCCTCCATGCATGCGCAGGAACAGCATGGCCAGCGCATCGCGCTGCGACGGGTCGAGCGACGCGAAGACATCGCCGCCATGCACCAGGAGAAGCGCGGCAACGTCGTTGAGGGTGTTGAAGAAATACAGCGGGGTATCCATGAAGCCGAGCACGAACATCAGCGCGGCCAGCTTTTTATCGACACCCTTGAACAGGTGGTAGAGGGTGAAGGTCAGGAACAGGCTGACGACGCCCGTCAGCAGGTCACCAAAAATCCCCAGCCGGAACAGCAGCTCGTGCGCCGCGATGTTGTGGGCCGTGGCGGCCGCATCGCCATGGACGAAAAGCTGTCCCGGGATATAGATGAGACG
This genomic interval from Dyella japonica A8 contains the following:
- a CDS encoding DUF4386 domain-containing protein, with the translated sequence MTTLKRDARVAGLIYLALTLIAPFRLIYIPGQLFVHGDAAATAHNIAAHELLFRLGIFGDLLTGVVSLFLTFTLYHLFKGVDKKLAALMFVLGFMDTPLYFFNTLNDVAALLLVHGGDVFASLDPSQRDALAMLFLRMHGGAISCAEMFWGLWLFPLAALVIRSRFLPRFLGYWLILNGLAYLALCVAGVVLPQYEDTVSSIAFPLQLGEVAFVLWLVVMGARPRGEVAPVPAGG